One Paenibacillus riograndensis SBR5 DNA segment encodes these proteins:
- a CDS encoding winged helix DNA-binding domain-containing protein encodes MSTNIAHRRLANQLINSPDSFEPEEVVRRLGALQAQDYLQAVWAVGLRTPSATLAGVERAIAEGKIVLTWILRGTIHCVPPEDVKWLLQLSGPRLLKQAVRRMAQLELDERTLERSKEIIYNALTNGGIIRRPDMLALLEGEGIRTDGQRGYHILWHSAYSGLICFGPRSGKQQTFVLLDKWVEHSRELSFEESLSELALRYFTAHGPATVKDLAWWAGITLTEARAGLDAVKSELIAETITGTEYWMPAAPAAETQFPSKEVHLLPGFDEYILGYNDRSAVLEPETAPRIVPGNNGVFLPTIAAGGQILGTWKRTVKPKGVELNFSPFEPLEHKWEEKLMQAAERYAAFLGLPVLKTVFEEEHTAR; translated from the coding sequence ATGAGTACAAACATCGCACACCGCAGGCTGGCTAACCAGTTGATCAACAGCCCGGACTCTTTTGAGCCGGAGGAAGTTGTCCGGAGACTGGGTGCGCTTCAGGCGCAGGATTATCTGCAGGCAGTATGGGCGGTCGGCCTGCGCACGCCTTCAGCAACGCTGGCCGGGGTTGAACGGGCCATCGCTGAAGGGAAGATTGTGCTGACCTGGATACTCCGCGGAACGATTCATTGTGTGCCGCCGGAGGATGTGAAATGGCTGCTTCAGCTGAGCGGGCCCCGTCTTCTCAAGCAAGCTGTGCGGAGAATGGCGCAATTGGAGCTGGATGAAAGAACGCTGGAGCGGTCAAAAGAAATCATCTATAACGCACTCACAAACGGCGGAATTATACGGCGACCCGATATGCTTGCACTGCTTGAAGGCGAAGGCATCCGCACCGATGGGCAGCGGGGCTATCATATTTTGTGGCACAGCGCGTACAGCGGTCTGATCTGCTTCGGCCCCCGGAGCGGCAAACAGCAGACCTTTGTCCTGCTCGACAAGTGGGTGGAGCATTCCCGGGAGCTGTCCTTCGAGGAATCGCTATCGGAGCTGGCCTTGCGCTATTTCACTGCCCATGGACCGGCGACCGTCAAGGATTTGGCCTGGTGGGCCGGAATCACGCTAACGGAGGCCAGGGCAGGGCTTGACGCAGTAAAGTCTGAACTCATAGCTGAAACCATTACAGGCACTGAGTACTGGATGCCGGCGGCACCTGCGGCCGAGACACAATTCCCCTCTAAAGAGGTTCATTTGCTGCCGGGTTTTGATGAATATATTCTTGGCTACAATGACCGCAGTGCTGTGCTTGAACCGGAGACGGCACCGCGCATTGTCCCTGGCAATAACGGTGTATTTCTGCCGACGATTGCCGCAGGCGGCCAGATCCTCGGCACCTGGAAACGGACCGTCAAGCCAAAGGGCGTTGAGCTGAATTTCAGCCCGTTTGAACCGCTGGAACACAAATGGGAAGAGAAGCTTATGCAGGCCGCTGAACGGTATGCCGCCTTTTTAGGACTCCCTGTGTTAAAGACTGTATTTGAAGAAGAGCACACAGCCCGATGA
- a CDS encoding alginate lyase family protein: protein MTVGYKDLRHNPAYTRPQMSDEEFLRTMLDLDRPELAEAAAKLHEGNVSGARDAYLEVIASGNTGRYYFDVRDVPGLKAYAVNSYSQEEEAKQDIAEADRIAEGDIPLFKGKRVVFPKGTYEWNSWLYDSSQYQLHLTRFVYVKRLARAYALTGDEKYAKCFNDMMSHFIDDNPMPVDGTFRAEHSTWDPLSVGVRLFMLPEAFITFFSSPSFEPEVKLKLIKSFHEHGQYVRKYHATHGNHVCMQLRGLIQTALLLPELKDSAEWLEYGMREMPGYIRQNVYPDGVQFEGSPNYHLVVMRDLYELVALFHKLGIAAGEYQEILENMFVVMMHLLAPDGQLVKFGDTDQQVASELRNVMSLGAYLYQRSDFKALGHERLPFSLIWRVGPEAVENYNQLKAVGPAETAACFPAGGYLTSRQGWKHTDMYMAMRAGVGVGGHAHSDALSLVLYAGGRELLADSGMGLFEWDKERKYVVSTRAHNTVVVDGQDQHVRSFHWNTPATAACRIWDFQTNEQYDYTFASHYGYTRYDDPVIHSRKVLFVKNSYWLIVDLFEAKGQHRYEQYFHLPPGGVAYDCFTGEVSTQLEDANLLLVHPSAGQEMDQLSVEPGLVFKQGNYYDHPVVKRSLTAAGRTVIATLAVPFGTAKPKVKVERLPARRNGAELSAAEATALRIVMEDRVDEICLYHNSFNVEGYLDHTGNIIAEALLPRKIEPEALEFAGAAYSQDVIVIPSRTV, encoded by the coding sequence CGGCACAATCCCGCTTACACAAGACCGCAGATGTCAGATGAAGAATTCTTAAGAACGATGCTGGACCTGGATAGACCGGAGCTTGCAGAAGCAGCCGCCAAGCTGCATGAGGGCAACGTCTCTGGGGCAAGGGATGCCTATCTGGAGGTTATCGCATCCGGTAACACCGGAAGATATTACTTTGATGTGAGAGATGTTCCCGGCCTCAAGGCATACGCGGTGAACAGCTACAGCCAAGAGGAGGAAGCCAAGCAGGACATTGCTGAGGCCGATCGGATTGCCGAAGGTGATATCCCGCTGTTCAAAGGCAAAAGAGTGGTTTTCCCTAAGGGAACCTATGAATGGAACAGCTGGCTGTACGATAGCTCGCAGTATCAGCTGCATCTGACGCGGTTTGTCTATGTCAAACGTCTGGCCAGAGCATACGCGCTGACCGGCGATGAGAAATACGCCAAATGCTTCAATGATATGATGAGCCATTTCATTGACGATAACCCGATGCCGGTGGACGGTACCTTCCGGGCCGAGCATTCCACCTGGGACCCTCTTTCTGTCGGGGTGCGGCTGTTTATGCTTCCGGAAGCTTTCATTACGTTCTTCAGTTCTCCTTCATTTGAGCCTGAAGTCAAGCTGAAGCTGATTAAATCCTTCCATGAACACGGCCAATATGTCCGCAAATATCATGCCACTCATGGCAATCATGTCTGCATGCAGCTTCGCGGATTAATCCAGACGGCTCTGCTTCTGCCGGAGCTGAAGGATTCGGCAGAATGGCTGGAATACGGTATGCGTGAAATGCCGGGGTATATCCGGCAGAATGTGTACCCGGACGGTGTGCAGTTTGAAGGCAGCCCCAACTATCATCTGGTTGTGATGCGTGACCTGTATGAGCTGGTGGCGCTGTTCCACAAGCTCGGCATCGCTGCCGGTGAATATCAGGAAATTCTGGAGAACATGTTCGTCGTCATGATGCATTTGCTGGCTCCGGACGGACAATTGGTCAAATTCGGCGATACCGACCAGCAGGTAGCCAGTGAACTGCGCAATGTTATGAGCCTGGGGGCATACCTGTATCAGCGCAGCGATTTCAAGGCCCTTGGACATGAGCGGCTGCCGTTCTCCCTAATCTGGAGAGTGGGGCCGGAAGCTGTGGAGAACTATAATCAGCTGAAGGCGGTAGGCCCGGCAGAAACGGCAGCCTGCTTTCCAGCCGGGGGATATTTGACCTCCCGGCAGGGCTGGAAGCATACCGACATGTACATGGCGATGCGGGCGGGCGTTGGAGTAGGCGGACATGCCCATTCCGATGCGCTCAGCCTGGTGCTCTACGCCGGCGGGCGTGAGCTGCTGGCGGATTCAGGAATGGGGCTATTCGAGTGGGACAAGGAGCGTAAATATGTGGTATCTACGCGGGCCCACAATACAGTGGTTGTAGACGGACAGGATCAGCATGTCCGCAGCTTCCACTGGAATACACCGGCTACCGCTGCCTGCCGGATCTGGGATTTTCAGACGAATGAACAATATGACTATACCTTTGCCAGCCATTACGGCTATACCCGGTATGATGACCCAGTGATTCATTCCCGCAAGGTTCTGTTCGTCAAGAACAGCTACTGGCTGATTGTGGATCTGTTCGAAGCGAAGGGGCAGCACCGTTATGAGCAGTACTTTCATCTGCCGCCCGGCGGAGTGGCGTACGATTGCTTCACCGGGGAGGTATCTACACAACTGGAGGATGCCAATCTGCTGCTGGTGCATCCGTCTGCCGGACAGGAAATGGATCAGCTGTCCGTGGAGCCGGGACTGGTCTTCAAGCAGGGCAATTATTATGATCATCCGGTGGTGAAGCGTTCCTTGACTGCGGCGGGAAGAACCGTCATTGCAACGCTTGCCGTTCCGTTCGGAACCGCAAAACCCAAGGTGAAGGTCGAACGCCTGCCCGCCCGGAGGAACGGGGCAGAACTATCCGCTGCAGAGGCAACCGCCCTGCGTATTGTAATGGAAGACCGAGTGGATGAAATCTGCTTGTACCATAACAGCTTTAACGTAGAGGGATACCTCGATCATACCGGCAATATCATTGCGGAAGCGCTGCTGCCCCGCAAGATCGAGCCGGAAGCATTGGAGTTTGCCGGTGCCGCCTACAGCCAGGATGTTATTGTTATTCCCAGCCGAACAGTATAG